In the Hordeum vulgare subsp. vulgare chromosome 7H, MorexV3_pseudomolecules_assembly, whole genome shotgun sequence genome, one interval contains:
- the LOC123413401 gene encoding ribosomal RNA small subunit methyltransferase B isoform X3 — translation MDSSEIPPSDRREEPPAASLPLPAAFLEFLGENGLDPTLYSKADAIPRYIRLKPGTESRVVAEIECELKCDLRKVSWLPDFYAIPPEIQIAGSKAYQQGKIYGIDAASGAAILALDVQPGDHVLDLCAAPGAKLCMLADMLGSTGSLTGVDVAKHRLAACRTMLQKYSLGDRSRLFVADGTSFSILPMNSNLGSMEASVGIEDTGSIFSEWTSKRSWKDRQKSKKAKAADSPHPSSTSEPELIYYGKDSGLVGLQKRYVLCPSTNAAACTSGYDKVLVDAECTHDGSIKHIQKFEFWGWKTLDRRVLNVERTGNLLHLQLGLLTNGFKLLKTGGSLVYSTCSLTVAQNENVVQQFLSKHPSAELLKIDPAGSWPCRSGGIQKTLRFDPATSQTSGLFVAKFVKL, via the exons ATGGATTCGTCAGAAATTCCGCCCTCTGACCGCAGAGAAGAGCCGCCGGCGGCGTCGCTGCCGCTGCCGGCGGCCTTTCTCGAGTTCCTCGGCGAGAACGGCCTGGACCCCACGCTGTACTCCAAGGCGGACGCGATCCCGCGCTACATCAG GTTAAAACCAGGCACGGAGTCCAGGGTGGTGGCAGAGATCGAATGCGAGCTCAagtgtgatctcaggaaggtgtcgTGGCTGCCGGACTTCTATGCGATCCCGCCCGAAATTCAGATTGCTGGATCCAAGGCTTATCAGCAAGGGAAG ATCTACGGGATTGATGCAGCTTCTGGAGCTGCTATCTTAGCACTTGATGTTCAACCAGGAGACCATGTTCTTGACCTTTGTGCTGCACCAG GTGCAAAGCTTTGCATGCTTGCAGATATGCTTGGTAGCACAGGTTCTCTGACTGGTGTTGATGTTGCAAAACACCGTCTTGCAGCCTGTCGTACGATGTTGCAGAAGTATTCTCTTGGAGATCGTAGTCGACTCTTTGTTGCCGATGGGACTTCATTTTCCATATTGCCTATGAACTCCAATCTGGGGAGCATGGAAG CTTCTGTTGGAATTGAGGATACTGGAAGCATATTCTCAGAATGGACTTCAAAGAGATCATGGAAAGACAGACAGAAGTCTAAAAAGGCAAAAGCAGCTGATTCACCTCATCCATCATCGACTTCCGAACCTGAACTGATATACTATGGCAAAGATTCAGGATTAGTTGGATTGCAAAAACGTTATGTCCTTTGCCCGTCAACCAATGCTGCTGCCTGTACATCTGGGTATGATAAG GTCCTAGTGGATGCAGAATGTACTCATGATGGATCAATAAAACACATTCAGAAGTTTGAGTTCTGGGGATGGAAAACATTAGATCGCCGTGTACTCAACGTAGAAAGAACTGGCAACCTACTTCATCTTCAG TTAGGGCTTCTCACAAATGGCTTTAAATTATTGAAAACAGGTGGATCACTTGTCTATAGTACTTGCAG CTTGACTGTTGCACAAAACGAGAatgtggttcagcaattcctctcaAAACATCCTTCAGCGG AGCTGCTAAAGATCGATCCAGCTGGTAGTTGGCCCTGCAGAAGCGGCGGCATCCAGAAAACCTTGCGGTTTGATCCCGCGACGTCACAAACTAGTGGACTTTTCGTCGCCAAGTTCGTCAAGTTGTGA
- the LOC123413401 gene encoding ribosomal RNA small subunit methyltransferase B isoform X4 → MDSSEIPPSDRREEPPAASLPLPAAFLEFLGENGLDPTLYSKADAIPRYIRLKPGTESRVVAEIECELKCDLRKVSWLPDFYAIPPEIQIAGSKAYQQGKIYGIDAASGAAILALDVQPGDHVLDLCAAPGAKLCMLADMLGSTGSLTGVDVAKHRLAACRTMLQKYSLGDRSRLFVADGTSFSILPMNSNLGSMEASVGIEDTGSIFSEWTSKRSWKDRQKSKKAKAADSPHPSSTSEPELIYYGKDSGLVGLQKRYVLCPSTNAAACTSGYDKVLVDAECTHDGSIKHIQKFEFWGWKTLDRRVLNVERTGNLLHLQLGLLTNGFKLLKTGGSLVYSTCSLTVAQNENVVQQFLSKHPSAGTHILLHAFIWSNIAAKDRSSW, encoded by the exons ATGGATTCGTCAGAAATTCCGCCCTCTGACCGCAGAGAAGAGCCGCCGGCGGCGTCGCTGCCGCTGCCGGCGGCCTTTCTCGAGTTCCTCGGCGAGAACGGCCTGGACCCCACGCTGTACTCCAAGGCGGACGCGATCCCGCGCTACATCAG GTTAAAACCAGGCACGGAGTCCAGGGTGGTGGCAGAGATCGAATGCGAGCTCAagtgtgatctcaggaaggtgtcgTGGCTGCCGGACTTCTATGCGATCCCGCCCGAAATTCAGATTGCTGGATCCAAGGCTTATCAGCAAGGGAAG ATCTACGGGATTGATGCAGCTTCTGGAGCTGCTATCTTAGCACTTGATGTTCAACCAGGAGACCATGTTCTTGACCTTTGTGCTGCACCAG GTGCAAAGCTTTGCATGCTTGCAGATATGCTTGGTAGCACAGGTTCTCTGACTGGTGTTGATGTTGCAAAACACCGTCTTGCAGCCTGTCGTACGATGTTGCAGAAGTATTCTCTTGGAGATCGTAGTCGACTCTTTGTTGCCGATGGGACTTCATTTTCCATATTGCCTATGAACTCCAATCTGGGGAGCATGGAAG CTTCTGTTGGAATTGAGGATACTGGAAGCATATTCTCAGAATGGACTTCAAAGAGATCATGGAAAGACAGACAGAAGTCTAAAAAGGCAAAAGCAGCTGATTCACCTCATCCATCATCGACTTCCGAACCTGAACTGATATACTATGGCAAAGATTCAGGATTAGTTGGATTGCAAAAACGTTATGTCCTTTGCCCGTCAACCAATGCTGCTGCCTGTACATCTGGGTATGATAAG GTCCTAGTGGATGCAGAATGTACTCATGATGGATCAATAAAACACATTCAGAAGTTTGAGTTCTGGGGATGGAAAACATTAGATCGCCGTGTACTCAACGTAGAAAGAACTGGCAACCTACTTCATCTTCAG TTAGGGCTTCTCACAAATGGCTTTAAATTATTGAAAACAGGTGGATCACTTGTCTATAGTACTTGCAG CTTGACTGTTGCACAAAACGAGAatgtggttcagcaattcctctcaAAACATCCTTCAGCGGGTACACACATCCTTCTACATGCCTTCATCTGGAGTAATAT AGCTGCTAAAGATCGATCCAGCTGGTAG
- the LOC123413401 gene encoding ribosomal RNA small subunit methyltransferase B isoform X2 has protein sequence MDSSEIPPSDRREEPPAASLPLPAAFLEFLGENGLDPTLYSKADAIPRYIRLKPGTESRVVAEIECELKCDLRKVSWLPDFYAIPPEIQIAGSKAYQQGKIYGIDAASGAAILALDVQPGDHVLDLCAAPGAKLCMLADMLGSTGSLTGVDVAKHRLAACRTMLQKYSLGDRSRLFVADGTSFSILPMNSNLGSMEASVGIEDTGSIFSEWTSKRSWKDRQKSKKAKAADSPHPSSTSEPELIYYGKDSGLVGLQKRYVLCPSTNAAACTSGYDKVLVDAECTHDGSIKHIQKFEFWGWKTLDRRVLNVERTGNLLHLQLGLLTNGFKLLKTGGSLVYSTCSLTVAQNENVVQQFLSKHPSAGTHILLHAFIWKLLKIDPAGSWPCRSGGIQKTLRFDPATSQTSGLFVAKFVKL, from the exons ATGGATTCGTCAGAAATTCCGCCCTCTGACCGCAGAGAAGAGCCGCCGGCGGCGTCGCTGCCGCTGCCGGCGGCCTTTCTCGAGTTCCTCGGCGAGAACGGCCTGGACCCCACGCTGTACTCCAAGGCGGACGCGATCCCGCGCTACATCAG GTTAAAACCAGGCACGGAGTCCAGGGTGGTGGCAGAGATCGAATGCGAGCTCAagtgtgatctcaggaaggtgtcgTGGCTGCCGGACTTCTATGCGATCCCGCCCGAAATTCAGATTGCTGGATCCAAGGCTTATCAGCAAGGGAAG ATCTACGGGATTGATGCAGCTTCTGGAGCTGCTATCTTAGCACTTGATGTTCAACCAGGAGACCATGTTCTTGACCTTTGTGCTGCACCAG GTGCAAAGCTTTGCATGCTTGCAGATATGCTTGGTAGCACAGGTTCTCTGACTGGTGTTGATGTTGCAAAACACCGTCTTGCAGCCTGTCGTACGATGTTGCAGAAGTATTCTCTTGGAGATCGTAGTCGACTCTTTGTTGCCGATGGGACTTCATTTTCCATATTGCCTATGAACTCCAATCTGGGGAGCATGGAAG CTTCTGTTGGAATTGAGGATACTGGAAGCATATTCTCAGAATGGACTTCAAAGAGATCATGGAAAGACAGACAGAAGTCTAAAAAGGCAAAAGCAGCTGATTCACCTCATCCATCATCGACTTCCGAACCTGAACTGATATACTATGGCAAAGATTCAGGATTAGTTGGATTGCAAAAACGTTATGTCCTTTGCCCGTCAACCAATGCTGCTGCCTGTACATCTGGGTATGATAAG GTCCTAGTGGATGCAGAATGTACTCATGATGGATCAATAAAACACATTCAGAAGTTTGAGTTCTGGGGATGGAAAACATTAGATCGCCGTGTACTCAACGTAGAAAGAACTGGCAACCTACTTCATCTTCAG TTAGGGCTTCTCACAAATGGCTTTAAATTATTGAAAACAGGTGGATCACTTGTCTATAGTACTTGCAG CTTGACTGTTGCACAAAACGAGAatgtggttcagcaattcctctcaAAACATCCTTCAGCGGGTACACACATCCTTCTACATGCCTTCATCTGGA AGCTGCTAAAGATCGATCCAGCTGGTAGTTGGCCCTGCAGAAGCGGCGGCATCCAGAAAACCTTGCGGTTTGATCCCGCGACGTCACAAACTAGTGGACTTTTCGTCGCCAAGTTCGTCAAGTTGTGA
- the LOC123413401 gene encoding rRNA (cytosine-C(5))-methyltransferase NOP2C isoform X1, giving the protein MDSSEIPPSDRREEPPAASLPLPAAFLEFLGENGLDPTLYSKADAIPRYIRLKPGTESRVVAEIECELKCDLRKVSWLPDFYAIPPEIQIAGSKAYQQGKIYGIDAASGAAILALDVQPGDHVLDLCAAPGAKLCMLADMLGSTGSLTGVDVAKHRLAACRTMLQKYSLGDRSRLFVADGTSFSILPMNSNLGSMEASVGIEDTGSIFSEWTSKRSWKDRQKSKKAKAADSPHPSSTSEPELIYYGKDSGLVGLQKRYVLCPSTNAAACTSGYDKVLVDAECTHDGSIKHIQKFEFWGWKTLDRRVLNVERTGNLLHLQLGLLTNGFKLLKTGGSLVYSTCRCVIASHANLILKLRLSNLAFTVLRILVQFSSWRRMANNLSWNSLTVAQNENVVQQFLSKHPSAGTHILLHAFIWSNMLCIFFG; this is encoded by the exons ATGGATTCGTCAGAAATTCCGCCCTCTGACCGCAGAGAAGAGCCGCCGGCGGCGTCGCTGCCGCTGCCGGCGGCCTTTCTCGAGTTCCTCGGCGAGAACGGCCTGGACCCCACGCTGTACTCCAAGGCGGACGCGATCCCGCGCTACATCAG GTTAAAACCAGGCACGGAGTCCAGGGTGGTGGCAGAGATCGAATGCGAGCTCAagtgtgatctcaggaaggtgtcgTGGCTGCCGGACTTCTATGCGATCCCGCCCGAAATTCAGATTGCTGGATCCAAGGCTTATCAGCAAGGGAAG ATCTACGGGATTGATGCAGCTTCTGGAGCTGCTATCTTAGCACTTGATGTTCAACCAGGAGACCATGTTCTTGACCTTTGTGCTGCACCAG GTGCAAAGCTTTGCATGCTTGCAGATATGCTTGGTAGCACAGGTTCTCTGACTGGTGTTGATGTTGCAAAACACCGTCTTGCAGCCTGTCGTACGATGTTGCAGAAGTATTCTCTTGGAGATCGTAGTCGACTCTTTGTTGCCGATGGGACTTCATTTTCCATATTGCCTATGAACTCCAATCTGGGGAGCATGGAAG CTTCTGTTGGAATTGAGGATACTGGAAGCATATTCTCAGAATGGACTTCAAAGAGATCATGGAAAGACAGACAGAAGTCTAAAAAGGCAAAAGCAGCTGATTCACCTCATCCATCATCGACTTCCGAACCTGAACTGATATACTATGGCAAAGATTCAGGATTAGTTGGATTGCAAAAACGTTATGTCCTTTGCCCGTCAACCAATGCTGCTGCCTGTACATCTGGGTATGATAAG GTCCTAGTGGATGCAGAATGTACTCATGATGGATCAATAAAACACATTCAGAAGTTTGAGTTCTGGGGATGGAAAACATTAGATCGCCGTGTACTCAACGTAGAAAGAACTGGCAACCTACTTCATCTTCAG TTAGGGCTTCTCACAAATGGCTTTAAATTATTGAAAACAGGTGGATCACTTGTCTATAGTACTTGCAGGTGTGTAATCGCTTCACATGCAAATCTAATCCTCAAATTGCGTCTCAGTAATCTAGCCTTTACCGTGCTTAGAATTTTGGTACAATTTAGTTCATGGCGTCGCATGGCTAACAATTTGTCTTGGAATAGCTTGACTGTTGCACAAAACGAGAatgtggttcagcaattcctctcaAAACATCCTTCAGCGGGTACACACATCCTTCTACATGCCTTCATCTGGAGTAATATGTTATGTATTTTTTTCGGGTGA